In Labilibaculum sp. DW002, the genomic window GTCGATTTACTCTCAGAAATCATTTCATCTGCAATCTTAATTTTCTGATTGTATTCCAATGCCAAGGCGCGACTTTCGCGAAGTGACAATTTTTCTTGAGCTTTTCCCTGAACAACAATCAGGGAAAAGATCAAAAGAAAGTATATTTTATTCTTCATTTTTACTTGCTTATAAATCCATAACATTTTTAGTAGACAACCTGTAAAAAATTGCATACAGAACTGGAACTACAATTAAAGTTATTATGGAACCAATTAGTAATCCAAACATGATTGCAACCGCCATTCCGCCGAATAATTCATCGCTGATTAAAGGAATCATTCCTAAAATTGTAGTAAACGAAGCCATAATAACTGGACGCATTCTTGAAACCGCAGAATCAATTACAGCTAACAGTACATCTTTACCTTCCTTTATTTCAACATTAATTTGATCGAGCAGAACAACAGCATTTTTAATCATCATTCCCATTAATCCAAGCGTACCAAGTACTGGCATGAATCCAAAAGGCTTTCCTGTTATTAATAAGCCATAACTGATACCAATAAATGCAAGCGGTAGAATTGACAAAATGATAATTGGCTGGCGGAAATTATTAAACAACATCATGATAATAATAACCATCAATAGAAATGCTAAAGGCAAGAATTTATTAATGTTATTATTCGCATCTACACTATCCTTATGCTCTCCTAACCATTCAAAATCATAACCTGCTGGCAACTGAATTGCTTCGATTTTTTCTTGCAGATTTTTAAAAGTATCTGGAGCATTATAACCAGGTGCTGGATCACATTGTGCTTTAATGGCTCTTCTGCGATCGTAACGTATGATCATAGGATCCTCAAAATCAATATTTATATCTGAAACAACCTGACGTAAAGGAATACTATGAGCAACTTGACCCCAAACTGGAGTATTTTCTAATGCTTCGATGTAATTATCTTTATTGGCTTTTGTTTTCAAAACAATTGGCAACATGTCATCTGCCTGATGGAATAATCCTATTGGCAAACCATCAGTAGCACATGCCAAGGCATTTGAAACATCCGATCGTGAAATATTGGTTAATCGAGATTGAGATTGTGAAAACTGCGGGTTCCAAACTTTAACCTTGTTTTTCCAATTATTCGTTACTTTAATTGCACTTGGTTCGTCAAGCATAATTTTCTCAGCCTTTTCTGATAGATCTCGCAATACTTCAGGATCTGGACCCGAAAACTTTGCTTCAACCATATACTCAGCAAAAATTGGCGAATAATATTTCACCCTGCAACGTGCCCAAGCGTAATTTTCGTTCAGGTATTGTTGCAAGTCTTTTCCAAATCTTTTAGTGGTATCATAATCCTTTGTATCAACAATTAATTCACCATAACTGCTCTTATTGTTGGTAAAAGGCCTTACCAGAGTATATCTTGCAGGTGTAGCTCCCAAACTGGTTGTCACACTCATAACATCCTCTTGTTTAAGCAAATATTCCTCAAGCTCACTTAATTCTTTTTCAACTGTAGTTATATCAGTACCATCCGGCAAGAAATATTCCACAATAAACTGATTGTAAGCCAAGTTTGGCATAAACAATTGTTTCACATTTTTAAATGCAAAAACAGAGGATGCAAAAACCAAAACTGTAAGTACAATTATAAGCGTTTTATGACGTAAGGAGAATTTTACGAAATGACGAAATTTCTGATAAAACTTACCTGAGTATGGATCTGAATTATCATTTTCATCCTTTGAATACTTCTTTCCTTTTAAAAATAAATCGCAAAAATAAGGTGTCTGTGTCAATGCCAATAACCAGCTAATAAATAAGGAAACAGCAATAACAATAAACAAACTAGCACAAAATTCCCCTGTTGCATCTGGTGAAAGATAAATAGGTAGAAATGCTAAAACTGCAACTAATGTTGCTCCCAGAAGTGGCATGGTTGTTTGCTTCGAAGTTTTTGTCAATGCCTCCTGACGACGGACTCCCTTTTTTAAATCAATCAAAATGCCGTCTGCTATTACAATTGCATTATCAACAAGCATCCCCATGGCGACAATAATGGCACCAAGGCTAACTCTTTGTAAAGCAATATCAAAACTCAACATGACAATAAAAGTTGCCAATATGGTAAATATCAAACCACTACCAATCAAAAGACCTGTTCGGAAGCCCATGGCGAATAAAAGAACAATTACTACAATCAGTACTGACTCAATTAGATTGATCATAAATACTTCAATTGCCGAACTTACTCTTTCTGGCTGATAAAAAACTTTATTAATGTTTATTCCTACTGGAATGTTAGACTTTAAAGCATCAATTTTACCTTGTACAGCCTCTCCTAACTCAATTACATTCCCACCTTTTTCCATCGCAATAGCCAAACCTATTGCTGGAATTTGATTATATTTCATCTTGTTAGTATAAGGAGTCATATAATCCTTCTTTATACTAGCTATGTCTTTAAGAAATACTGAAGTTTCACCTCTACCCGACACCAAAATATTTTTTAGGTCTGCCAATTCATGAAAACTTCCTTCGGATGCAATACGAACTCTATTACTACCGACTTTAAAGGTTCCTGGATCTACAATTTTATTTTGACTATTCAGAATTTCGATGACCTTGTATGGATGAATACCTAAATAAGCCATTTTCTCTTGCGACAATTCAATATTTACACAAGCTCTTTGCTCTCCAAATAAATTGATTCTCTTTACTCCATCAACAAGTAAAAGTTCTCTCTTCATATAACGAGCATAATCCTGTATCTCGTCGCTACCAAATCCATCTCCGCTTAGTGCTAGAAAAATACCATACACATCACCAAAATCATCCACAACCATTGGATGCGATGCACCCTGAGGTAAATAAACACTTATATCGTTTACCTTACGACGTAAAACATCCCAAACTTGTTGTAATTCACTTGTTACAACCGAAGGCTTAATATTAACTGTAATCTCTGAATATCCTGCTAAAGATCTTGATTCAATAAAATCAATATTATCCATTGCCTGAATAGCAGTTTCCAAAATATCAGTTACCCTCAATTCAACCTCATGAGGTGAAGCGCCAGGGTAGCTCGTCATAACCACGGCCTGCTTTACGCTAATTTCAGCATCTTCAAGCTTCGACATTTTTGAAAATGCAATAGCGCCTCCAAAGACAATTGCTATTAAAACAAATAACAATACTTTCCGCTGATTTAATACAGCTTCCGTAAAACTCATAATTGCCCTCCTATGTTCGAATTAGCTTTCTTGCTTAACATCTTTACCTTTTGACCTTCTATTAAGCTATGAACTCCTGCAGAAACTATTATATCCCCAATTTCAACACCACTTTCAATATTAATCATGCCCTTAGAGTCAAAATCTTTTAAGCTAACCGTTTTACCTTTCACACATTTGTTTGCTTCATCGTAAATCCACACGTAAGACTTTCCTTTTTTATTAAAAACAGATTCTACAGGAACCTTACACATCGAACTCTTCGTTGTTTCAAGGTTTGTTTTAATACTTGCAACCATACCAGGCACCACTTGAA contains:
- a CDS encoding efflux RND transporter permease subunit is translated as MSFTEAVLNQRKVLLFVLIAIVFGGAIAFSKMSKLEDAEISVKQAVVMTSYPGASPHEVELRVTDILETAIQAMDNIDFIESRSLAGYSEITVNIKPSVVTSELQQVWDVLRRKVNDISVYLPQGASHPMVVDDFGDVYGIFLALSGDGFGSDEIQDYARYMKRELLLVDGVKRINLFGEQRACVNIELSQEKMAYLGIHPYKVIEILNSQNKIVDPGTFKVGSNRVRIASEGSFHELADLKNILVSGRGETSVFLKDIASIKKDYMTPYTNKMKYNQIPAIGLAIAMEKGGNVIELGEAVQGKIDALKSNIPVGININKVFYQPERVSSAIEVFMINLIESVLIVVIVLLFAMGFRTGLLIGSGLIFTILATFIVMLSFDIALQRVSLGAIIVAMGMLVDNAIVIADGILIDLKKGVRRQEALTKTSKQTTMPLLGATLVAVLAFLPIYLSPDATGEFCASLFIVIAVSLFISWLLALTQTPYFCDLFLKGKKYSKDENDNSDPYSGKFYQKFRHFVKFSLRHKTLIIVLTVLVFASSVFAFKNVKQLFMPNLAYNQFIVEYFLPDGTDITTVEKELSELEEYLLKQEDVMSVTTSLGATPARYTLVRPFTNNKSSYGELIVDTKDYDTTKRFGKDLQQYLNENYAWARCRVKYYSPIFAEYMVEAKFSGPDPEVLRDLSEKAEKIMLDEPSAIKVTNNWKNKVKVWNPQFSQSQSRLTNISRSDVSNALACATDGLPIGLFHQADDMLPIVLKTKANKDNYIEALENTPVWGQVAHSIPLRQVVSDINIDFEDPMIIRYDRRRAIKAQCDPAPGYNAPDTFKNLQEKIEAIQLPAGYDFEWLGEHKDSVDANNNINKFLPLAFLLMVIIIMMLFNNFRQPIIILSILPLAFIGISYGLLITGKPFGFMPVLGTLGLMGMMIKNAVVLLDQINVEIKEGKDVLLAVIDSAVSRMRPVIMASFTTILGMIPLISDELFGGMAVAIMFGLLIGSIITLIVVPVLYAIFYRLSTKNVMDL